The Rhododendron vialii isolate Sample 1 chromosome 3a, ASM3025357v1 nucleotide sequence GATTTTATACACATgcatttatttaattactcataattttatttcaaattttgtagagatatagaagaagaagaagaaaaagaggtaTGGAGTGGAGACAGTAAAGAAGAACAAGAGGTATTGAGTGGTTCtacaaaaaaagagtgtgatGAGATAGATACTAATGAGGAAGGAAATGAGGCAATAGAAAATTGTGAAGATAAAGCTGAGGAACCGAAAGTGGGAATGGAATTCGACACACCAAACGAAGCTTATCTGTATTACTCAAGATATGCTAAAGGAAATGGGTTTGGTGTAGCTAAAAGAACATCGAAGAAGGGAAAAGATGGAAACTTGAGGCATGTAACTATTCAATGCAGTCGTGGTGGAAAGGCAAGGGTGAGAACGAGCAACCCGGTCAAACCACGGCCACAAACAAAGACTGAGTGTCCAGCTCGCCTTAATGTTGCTTTATATCCAGATGGAAAGTGGAGGATAAACTGTATTGCCTTGGAGCACAATCATGAACGGAGCCCGGGAAACTTTAGGTTTTACAAGAGCAATAGGGTACTTGATGAACACCTGAAAAGAAATCTTGTATTGAATGATGAAGTCCGGATTAGAATGCACAAAACTAATGCCTCACTTCAGATTCAGGCGGGGGATTCTGATAAGCTTCCGTATCTTAAGAAGGATTGCCACTTGGAAAAAGTTCGACGTTTACGACTTGTTGAAGGAGATGCCGCAGCAATCCATAGTTATTTCATGAAAATGAAAGCCGACAATTCTGACTTCTTTTATGCCTTGGATTTGAATGAAAAGGGTCGACTAAGAAATGTATTCTGGGCTGATGCAAGAAGTAGGGCAGCTTGTAAAGAGTTTGGAGATGTTGTAACATTCGACGCAACATTCTTGGTAAATAAGTACAACATGCCTTTTGCTTCATTTGTGGGTGTTAATCATCATGGCCAGTTGATATTATTGGGATGCGGACTCGTTTCTCATGAAGACACAGAGTCATTTTCATGGTTATTTAAGACTTGGATGACATGCATGTGGGGTTGTGCTCCTAAAGCAATTATTACCCATCAATGTATGGCCATGAAGAGCGCTGTAGAAGAAGTATTCCCTAACACCCGACACCGGTGGTGCATATTGCATATCTTGAAAAATGTGCCTGAAAAGTTGGGAGCGTACGAGGCGTATAAATCAATTTCAAGTTGTTTGCACAATGCAGTTTATGATTCATTGACAATAGAAGAATTCGAGGATGCTTGGGATGCGTTCATCACAAAGTACGAACTTCAAAGTGACGAATGGTTACAGGGGTTATATTTGGAGAGGAAACAGTGGGTGCCTGCTTTTGTGAAAGATGTATTTTGGGCGGGAATGTCATCCACACAAAGAAGTGAGAATATGAATAGTATGAATCCATATTTTGATGGTTACATCAATTCGAAGACGACCTTGAAACAATTTGTTGAGCAGTATGAAAATGCATTGACAGAAAAGGTGGAAAGTGAAAAATATGAAGATATGAAAAGTGTGAACTCTTACATTCCGTGCATAACTGAAGATGAGTTGGAGAAGCAATTTAAAAGTGTTTACACGAATGCGAAGGTTAAAGAGTTTCATGACCAATTCATCGGGAAACTTAATTGTTCTTtgcatgaaagaaaaatatgtgATGTTTGGTCGGAATATGAGGTAAAAGAATGGGTTATAtttggagaagagaaaaagagaaaacgtGTGTCATTTACTGTCGATTTTAATGGTGAGACCAATGAAGCAAATTGTAATTGCCGATTGTTCGAGTTTAGGGGAATGTTGTGTAGACATCAATTGATAGTGTTCCATGCAAGGGGAGTACAAAGAGTACCTAACAAGTATGTCTTGAAAAGATGGAGCAAAAATGTGAAAAGAGTCCACACTAAAGTTCGGATCAACTACGATAACTCGTCAACGACAATTGAAGCACGTCGGCATGACAACATGTGCAATCTATTTAATGAGGTTGTCGATTTGGCAGAAGATTTTCAAGAGAAGTATGATAAGGTGATGGGATGCCTACGTGAGCTAAAAGGAGAATTGATTGAATCTTCGGTTGTTTGTGGAAGTAATATGGTTTCCGGTACTCCCAATGATTCATTTTCACTTGGAGATGGAGTTCTACCTTCCAAACAAAGCACGAACATACTTGACCCGAAAGATATTCGTCCAAAAGGTAGACCCCAGTCTAAAACGAAGCAAGGTGGTGTTGAAAAAATTgttaagaagaaaagagagagagaaaagaagacaTTGTCTAACGAAAAAGCCAAGGTATAAGTTTTTATTGAATTGTTACTTACTAGTTAATATGGACATAGACATATTGGGTGACTGCTTACTAGTTATTTTATTTGCTAATTTCAGGTGGTTGAGGAGATTGGGATTGACCATGTGGTTGGGACACAAGAGAGTGTTGTAAATGTAAATGTAAGAAACTTTTGTAATTGCTAATTTCTTGTTGAAACAATTTGTTTATGCTCAAGCTATTGATAACCTTTTTATGTTTcatgttactttttttttattgtttggcaGAGTTACCCAAGCTACATGGGACAGTTGATGTGGCCAAACATGATGCCCTATACTATGCGACCAAATATGGTACAAGGCAGAAGCATCCTCCCATTTTCTTCAAGTTTATGCCCAACTGGAATAGGCTTTAATCAATCTATGAATAACTTTCCAAGTTCACAAAGCAACATACCAAGTTTACTCAATAATCAGGTTTGGAGAGGACAATCAAGCATTACGGGTAGTCAAGTTCGGGAAGGAGGACAATCAAGTTTTTTGGAAGATCAAGATCAAGGTTAGGGAGGTTCACAACCAAGTTTAATGGTAAGTCAAGGGCAGAGTTGGGGAGGAGGATAACAAAGTTTTGATAACTGCAAGAGCTATGGTGAACAATAGAAAACTTGCTTGTTGGTTTTGTTGTGAACATTTTATGACTTTTTTGGCTGATAGAGATTGCTTTGGAGCTTGTTGATGGATTTCATAAATGGTGCTCATACTGTGTTTGGATTTGTGATGCTGGAAATTTTGGCATGTATGGGATTTGTAAGGTAAACTTGGAAGGGATTTGTAAGGTAGACTTGGTAGGGATTTTTGGCCAATATGAGGTATGGTGCTCATACTGTGTTGGTAGCTTTTTTATTCAAACCTCTATGAAATGATTTAAATGATCCAAGGGTCGTGATGGATCAAGGTGAAAAATAACTTTGATACCAACGGAGCAACTTCGCCAAATTTTAGCACAATACTACTGtaggaagcaaaaaaaaaaacttttggcTTGAGAAAAATGTCTCAAACCATTAGAGATGTTCTTCTAATAGGAGTATTTGACAAACATTATCTTGTCTATACAGAAATCAGCTGTACATGTACGGTACCGACCTCCATAGTGGTacaagaactctctctctctctct carries:
- the LOC131320538 gene encoding protein FAR1-RELATED SEQUENCE 6-like isoform X2, whose product is MAKLILEEEEEKEVWSGDSKEEQEVLSGSTKKECDEIDTNEEGNEAIENCEDKAEEPKVGMEFDTPNEAYLYYSRYAKGNGFGVAKRTSKKGKDGNLRHVTIQCSRGGKARVRTSNPVKPRPQTKTECPARLNVALYPDGKWRINCIALEHNHERSPGNFRFYKSNRVLDEHLKRNLVLNDEVRIRMHKTNASLQIQAGDSDKLPYLKKDCHLEKVRRLRLVEGDAAAIHSYFMKMKADNSDFFYALDLNEKGRLRNVFWADARSRAACKEFGDVVTFDATFLVNKYNMPFASFVGVNHHGQLILLGCGLVSHEDTESFSWLFKTWMTCMWGCAPKAIITHQCMAMKSAVEEVFPNTRHRWCILHILKNVPEKLGAYEAYKSISSCLHNAVYDSLTIEEFEDAWDAFITKYELQSDEWLQGLYLERKQWVPAFVKDVFWAGMSSTQRSENMNSMNPYFDGYINSKTTLKQFVEQYENALTEKVESEKYEDMKSVNSYIPCITEDELEKQFKSVYTNAKVKEFHDQFIGKLNCSLHERKICDVWSEYEVKEWVIFGEEKKRKRVSFTVDFNGETNEANCNCRLFEFRGMLCRHQLIVFHARGVQRVPNKYVLKRWSKNVKRVHTKVRINYDNSSTTIEARRHDNMCNLFNEVVDLAEDFQEKYDKVMGCLRELKGELIESSVVCGSNMVSGTPNDSFSLGDGVLPSKQSTNILDPKDIRPKGRPQSKTKQGGVEKIVKKKREREKKTLSNEKAKVVEEIGIDHVVGTQESVVNVNSYPSYMGQLMWPNMMPYTMRPNMVQGRSILPFSSSLCPTGIGFNQSMNNFPSSQSNIPSLLNNQVWRGQSSITGSQVREGGQSSFLEDQDQG
- the LOC131320538 gene encoding protein FAR1-RELATED SEQUENCE 6-like isoform X1 → MFLLQSPSSLMSPESILSAMPPPSPKRTTNSDGQIDFGRDIEEEEEKEVWSGDSKEEQEVLSGSTKKECDEIDTNEEGNEAIENCEDKAEEPKVGMEFDTPNEAYLYYSRYAKGNGFGVAKRTSKKGKDGNLRHVTIQCSRGGKARVRTSNPVKPRPQTKTECPARLNVALYPDGKWRINCIALEHNHERSPGNFRFYKSNRVLDEHLKRNLVLNDEVRIRMHKTNASLQIQAGDSDKLPYLKKDCHLEKVRRLRLVEGDAAAIHSYFMKMKADNSDFFYALDLNEKGRLRNVFWADARSRAACKEFGDVVTFDATFLVNKYNMPFASFVGVNHHGQLILLGCGLVSHEDTESFSWLFKTWMTCMWGCAPKAIITHQCMAMKSAVEEVFPNTRHRWCILHILKNVPEKLGAYEAYKSISSCLHNAVYDSLTIEEFEDAWDAFITKYELQSDEWLQGLYLERKQWVPAFVKDVFWAGMSSTQRSENMNSMNPYFDGYINSKTTLKQFVEQYENALTEKVESEKYEDMKSVNSYIPCITEDELEKQFKSVYTNAKVKEFHDQFIGKLNCSLHERKICDVWSEYEVKEWVIFGEEKKRKRVSFTVDFNGETNEANCNCRLFEFRGMLCRHQLIVFHARGVQRVPNKYVLKRWSKNVKRVHTKVRINYDNSSTTIEARRHDNMCNLFNEVVDLAEDFQEKYDKVMGCLRELKGELIESSVVCGSNMVSGTPNDSFSLGDGVLPSKQSTNILDPKDIRPKGRPQSKTKQGGVEKIVKKKREREKKTLSNEKAKVVEEIGIDHVVGTQESVVNVNSYPSYMGQLMWPNMMPYTMRPNMVQGRSILPFSSSLCPTGIGFNQSMNNFPSSQSNIPSLLNNQVWRGQSSITGSQVREGGQSSFLEDQDQG